The following proteins are encoded in a genomic region of Agelaius phoeniceus isolate bAgePho1 chromosome 17, bAgePho1.hap1, whole genome shotgun sequence:
- the SNAI1 gene encoding zinc finger protein SNAI1, which translates to MPRSFLVKKHFSASKKPNYSELESQAVLAAPLLYETCPLPVIPPPEVLGPGAYYPPLVWDAGLLSSLFPGGPGSEAAGGAAPALDLTALSSEEDEGKSSGPPSPASAPAAAERFRCAQCAKAYSTFAGLSKHKQLHCDAQARKSFSCKYCEKEYVSLGALKMHIRSHTLPCVCKMCGKAFSRPWLLQGHIRTHTGEKPFSCTHCNRAFADRSNLRAHLQTHSDVKKYQCKTCSRTFSRMSLLHKHEETGCSGSR; encoded by the exons ATGCCGCGCTCGTTCCTGGTGAAGAAGCACTTCTCGGCCAGCAAGAAGCCCAACTACAGCGAGCTGGAGAGCCAGGCCG TTCTGGCCGCCCCGCTGCTCTACGAGACGTGCCCGCTGCCCGTGATCCCCCCGCCCGAGGTGCTCGGCCCCGGAGCCTACTACCCTCCGCTGGTGTGGGACGCGGGGCTGCTGTCCAGCCTGTTCCCGGGCGGCCCGGGCAGCGAGGCTGCGGGCGGCGCCGCGCCCGCCCTGGACCTGACGGCGCTCTCCAGCGAGGAGGATGAAGGCAAGAGCTCGGGGCCCCCcagcccggcctcggcccccgccgccgccgagcGCTTCCGCTGTGCCCAGTGCGCCAAGGCGTACTCCACCTTCGCCGGGCTCTCCAAGCACAAGCAATTGCACTGCGACGCCCAGGCCAGGAAATCCTTCAGCTGCAAGTACTGTGAGAAGGAGTACGTGAGCCTGGGGGCTCTCAAGATGCACATCCGGAGCCACACGCTGCCCTGCGTCTGCAAGATGTGCGGGAAGGCCTTCTcccggccctggctgctgcagggccacaTCCGGACGCACACTG GTGAAAAGCCCTTTTCCTGTACACACTGCAACCGGGCCTTTGCTGACCGCTCTAATCTCCGCGCCCACCTGCAGACCCATTCAGATGTAAAGAAGTACCAGTGCAAAACCTGCTCCCGGACTTTCTCCCGCATGTCGCTGCTCCACAAGCATGAGGAGACAGGCTGCTCCGGCTCTCGCTGA